From Afipia carboxidovorans OM5, one genomic window encodes:
- a CDS encoding HesA/MoeB/ThiF family protein, whose product MLTSEELERYARHIVLHEVGGQGQAALKAAKVLVIGAGGLGAPALMYLAAAGVGTLGVIDDDVVTLSNLQRQIIHTTADVGKAKTDSAAESVAALNPHVRFITHQTRLQATNALEIVGGYDLVVDGSDNFTTRYLVSDACFLARKTLVAGALGIFDASLTTIRAHEKNADGEFNPTYRCLFPEAPPPGTIPTCEEAGLVGAFAGVLGSMMALEAIREIIGFGEGLVGRLLMIDARAMRFETLRYARDPANPLNGDHPTITDLSGHR is encoded by the coding sequence ATGCTGACGTCCGAAGAGCTTGAACGCTACGCCCGCCACATCGTCCTGCACGAGGTCGGCGGTCAGGGGCAGGCTGCGCTCAAGGCGGCGAAGGTGCTGGTGATCGGCGCGGGCGGGCTCGGTGCACCGGCTCTGATGTATCTTGCCGCAGCCGGCGTCGGCACGCTTGGCGTCATCGACGACGACGTGGTGACGCTCTCGAACCTGCAGCGGCAGATCATTCACACCACCGCCGATGTCGGCAAGGCCAAGACGGATAGCGCAGCGGAAAGCGTCGCGGCGCTCAATCCGCATGTGCGCTTCATCACGCATCAGACGCGGCTGCAGGCCACCAACGCGCTGGAGATTGTCGGCGGCTACGATCTCGTCGTCGACGGCTCGGACAATTTCACTACACGTTACCTCGTCTCGGACGCCTGTTTCCTTGCACGCAAGACATTGGTTGCCGGTGCGCTCGGCATTTTCGATGCGTCGCTGACGACGATCCGCGCGCATGAGAAGAATGCGGACGGCGAATTCAATCCGACCTATCGCTGCCTGTTTCCGGAAGCGCCGCCGCCCGGCACGATCCCGACCTGCGAGGAAGCAGGTCTAGTTGGCGCGTTCGCGGGCGTGCTCGGCTCGATGATGGCGCTGGAAGCGATCCGCGAGATCATCGGCTTCGGGGAAGGGCTGGTCGGGCGGCTGCTGATGATCGATGCGCGCGCGATGCGCTTCGAGACGCTGCGCTATGCGCGCGATCCCGCCAATCCGCTCAACGGCGACCATCCCACCATCACGGATCTGTCAGGCCACCGCTAG
- the mutM gene encoding bifunctional DNA-formamidopyrimidine glycosylase/DNA-(apurinic or apyrimidinic site) lyase produces MPELPEVETVRRGLIPAMEGVRIARVTAHRNDLRFPLQTDFVARLGGRVVTGLGRRAKYLLADLDSGDVLLMHLGMSGSFRVAMDGGQEATPGIFHHPRSESRTHDHVVFEMDNGAVISFNDPRRFGYMKIVARADLEAEPFLKALGPEPLGNEFNAAMLAQACAGKATSLKAALLDQRVVAGLGNIYVCEALYRAHLSPKRRASTLASRTGAPSGHAERLVPAIRTVLNAAIEAGGSSLRDHRQTTGELGYFQHSFQVYDREGEPCRTRGCKGTVKRFTQNGRSTFWCPSCQK; encoded by the coding sequence ATGCCCGAATTGCCTGAAGTTGAAACGGTCCGCCGCGGCCTTATTCCAGCCATGGAAGGTGTGCGTATCGCCCGCGTCACTGCCCATCGCAACGATCTGCGTTTTCCGTTGCAGACGGATTTCGTCGCACGGCTCGGTGGTCGCGTCGTCACCGGGCTTGGCCGCCGGGCCAAGTATCTGCTGGCCGACCTCGATTCCGGCGACGTGCTGCTGATGCATCTCGGCATGTCCGGCTCCTTCCGCGTTGCCATGGACGGCGGGCAGGAGGCGACGCCCGGCATTTTCCATCATCCGCGCAGCGAGAGCCGCACCCACGATCATGTCGTGTTCGAGATGGACAACGGCGCGGTAATCTCGTTCAACGATCCGCGTCGGTTCGGCTACATGAAGATCGTGGCCCGCGCCGACCTCGAGGCCGAACCGTTCCTGAAGGCGCTCGGACCGGAGCCGCTGGGCAATGAATTCAATGCCGCGATGCTGGCGCAGGCCTGCGCAGGCAAGGCGACCTCGCTGAAAGCAGCGCTGCTTGACCAGCGCGTCGTGGCAGGTCTCGGCAACATCTATGTCTGTGAAGCTCTCTATCGCGCTCATCTGTCGCCGAAACGCCGTGCCTCGACGCTGGCGTCGCGAACCGGCGCCCCGAGCGGGCATGCGGAGCGGCTCGTGCCGGCGATCCGTACCGTCCTCAATGCCGCGATCGAGGCCGGTGGCTCGTCGCTGCGCGATCATCGCCAGACCACAGGTGAACTCGGCTATTTTCAGCATTCGTTTCAGGTCTACGACCGCGAAGGCGAGCCCTGCCGCACGCGTGGTTGCAAGGGCACCGTCAAACGCTTTACTCAGAACGGCCGCTCGACCTTCTGGTGTCCGAGCTGTCAGAAGTAG
- the ubiE gene encoding bifunctional demethylmenaquinone methyltransferase/2-methoxy-6-polyprenyl-1,4-benzoquinol methylase UbiE encodes MSQAPDNSTHFGYREVSPDQKQGLVNEVFHNVARRYDLMNDLMSGGLHRVWKNLMVETLNPPRGDASFRMLDVAGGTGDISFRAAKVAGPNFHSTVCDINTDMLAVGRERALAQGLEARVDFVEGNAEALAFADRSFDAYTIAFGIRNVPQIPLALREAHRVLKPGSRFLCLEFSSVNVPGLDTIYDLFSFNVIPQIGKAVTGDAESYRYLVESIRQFPKPDTFADMIRDAGFARVKYELFSGGIVALHSGWRL; translated from the coding sequence ATGAGCCAGGCGCCAGACAACTCGACACATTTCGGCTATCGGGAGGTCTCCCCCGACCAGAAGCAGGGCCTCGTCAACGAGGTCTTTCATAACGTCGCGCGGCGCTACGACCTGATGAACGACCTGATGTCGGGCGGGCTGCACCGGGTCTGGAAAAACCTGATGGTGGAGACGCTGAACCCGCCGCGCGGGGATGCCTCCTTCCGGATGCTCGACGTGGCGGGTGGCACCGGCGACATCTCCTTCCGGGCGGCGAAGGTGGCCGGTCCGAATTTCCATTCCACCGTCTGCGACATCAACACCGACATGCTGGCCGTCGGCCGCGAGCGCGCGCTGGCGCAGGGGCTTGAGGCCCGCGTCGATTTCGTCGAGGGCAACGCCGAGGCGTTGGCCTTTGCCGACCGAAGCTTCGACGCCTACACCATCGCCTTCGGCATCCGCAACGTGCCGCAAATTCCATTGGCGTTGCGCGAGGCCCATCGGGTGCTCAAGCCCGGCTCGCGGTTTCTCTGTCTCGAATTCTCCTCCGTCAATGTGCCCGGCCTCGATACGATCTACGATCTGTTCTCGTTCAACGTCATCCCGCAGATCGGCAAGGCCGTAACGGGCGACGCCGAATCCTATCGCTACCTCGTCGAATCGATCCGGCAGTTTCCGAAGCCGGATACGTTTGCGGACATGATCCGCGACGCCGGATTCGCCCGCGTCAAATACGAACTGTTTTCGGGCGGCATCGTCGCGCTGCATTCGGGCTGGCGCTTGTGA
- the ubiB gene encoding 2-polyprenylphenol 6-hydroxylase: protein MISSLVHISRLAHAAFVFAREGVFGIVDPSPLPPPAQFAIRLARLIERRNAGSGARLSRALTRLGPTYVKLGQFLATRPDVVGVVMARDLENLQDRLPPFPQSEAIAVVEGALEKPISSLFASFGPSVAAASIAQVHRAEVSDANGTRTVAVKILRPHVDARFHNDLSAFRYAARKAEGVSSEAQRLRFTEIVETLARSVAMEMDLRLEAAALSEMAENTREDADFRVPTVDWDRTSHHVLTMEWIEGIALNDRARLEAAGIDLPALGRKVIQNFLRHALRDGFFHADMHPGNLFVDQSGRLVAVDFGIMGRLGLKERQFLAEILYGFITRNYRRVAEVHFEAGYVPAHHSVENFAQAIRAIGEPIHNRAADEISMAKLLTLLLEVTGLFDMRTRPELILLQKTMVVVEGVARAYDSKLDIWKTAEPVVREWIERNLGPIGRIQQAASGAGDLGRIISGLPAIATRSVAALEHFESMTRGGLVLSPETVAALGRQQARTRRWTTLALWVIALSLLGLLWISIRA, encoded by the coding sequence GTGATCTCATCGCTCGTGCATATTTCGCGGCTTGCCCATGCTGCCTTCGTGTTCGCACGCGAAGGCGTGTTTGGCATTGTCGATCCCTCGCCACTGCCGCCGCCCGCGCAATTCGCGATCCGTCTTGCGCGCCTGATCGAGCGGCGCAATGCAGGCTCCGGCGCGCGGCTGTCGCGGGCGCTGACGCGACTTGGCCCGACCTACGTCAAGCTCGGCCAGTTCCTTGCAACCCGCCCCGATGTTGTCGGCGTCGTCATGGCGCGCGATCTCGAAAACCTGCAGGACCGTCTACCGCCGTTCCCGCAAAGCGAGGCCATCGCGGTGGTCGAGGGCGCGCTGGAAAAGCCCATTTCATCGCTGTTCGCATCATTCGGCCCATCGGTTGCCGCAGCTTCGATCGCGCAGGTGCATCGCGCGGAAGTGTCCGACGCAAACGGCACGCGCACCGTCGCGGTGAAAATTCTGCGCCCGCATGTCGATGCGCGCTTTCATAACGATCTTAGTGCGTTTCGCTATGCCGCGCGCAAAGCGGAAGGCGTGTCGTCGGAGGCGCAGCGGCTGCGCTTCACCGAGATCGTCGAAACGCTTGCCCGCTCTGTTGCCATGGAGATGGACCTGCGGCTCGAGGCAGCCGCCCTCTCCGAGATGGCGGAGAACACGCGCGAGGATGCCGACTTCCGCGTGCCCACCGTCGATTGGGATCGCACCAGCCATCATGTGCTGACGATGGAATGGATCGAGGGCATCGCGCTCAACGATCGCGCACGACTGGAAGCTGCCGGCATCGATCTGCCTGCGCTCGGCCGCAAGGTGATCCAGAATTTTCTGCGGCACGCGCTGCGCGACGGCTTCTTCCATGCCGACATGCATCCCGGCAATCTGTTCGTCGATCAAAGCGGACGGCTCGTCGCGGTCGATTTCGGCATCATGGGCCGGCTCGGACTGAAAGAGCGGCAGTTCCTCGCGGAGATTCTCTACGGCTTCATCACCCGCAATTATCGCCGCGTTGCCGAAGTGCATTTCGAGGCGGGCTATGTGCCCGCGCACCATTCGGTCGAGAATTTCGCGCAGGCCATTCGCGCCATCGGCGAGCCGATCCACAATCGCGCCGCCGACGAAATCTCGATGGCGAAATTGCTGACGCTGCTGCTCGAAGTCACCGGACTGTTCGATATGCGCACGCGGCCCGAATTGATCCTGCTGCAGAAAACCATGGTGGTGGTGGAGGGCGTCGCGCGCGCCTACGATTCCAAGCTCGACATCTGGAAGACGGCCGAGCCCGTGGTGCGCGAATGGATCGAGCGCAATCTCGGCCCGATCGGCCGCATCCAGCAGGCCGCCTCCGGGGCGGGCGATCTCGGCCGGATCATCTCCGGCCTGCCGGCCATCGCTACCCGCTCGGTCGCCGCGCTGGAGCATTTCGAGAGCATGACCCGCGGGGGGCTCGTGCTCTCGCCGGAAACCGTGGCGGCGCTCGGCCGCCAGCAGGCCCGCACCCGGCGCTGGACCACGCTGGCGCTCTGGGTGATTGCACTGAGCCTCCTGGGGCTGCTCTGGATATCCATCCGGGCGTAG
- the coaBC gene encoding bifunctional phosphopantothenoylcysteine decarboxylase/phosphopantothenate--cysteine ligase CoaBC has protein sequence MASLTVRKLDDAIKTALKLRAAQSGRSVEDELRVILRQAAFEDSAPLPPAAAPETPSPPLQAPEGRYRVTLIIGGGIAAYKALDLIRRLKECGCEVRCVLTRAAERFVTALSASALAGSPCHTDLFDPTSEFDAGHIRLARHCDLVVVAPATADLMAKMAQGLADDLASAILLATDKPVLLAPAMNPAMWNNAATKRNVAQLARDGRTFVGPNRGEMAEANEAGIGRMAEPLEIAAGALTLLQPAQTQILKGRRVLITAGPTHEPIDPVRYIANRSSGKQGYAIAVAAAAAGADVVLISGPVNLPDPKGVKTIRVESAQEMLAAVEAALPTEVAIFAAAVADWRVAQAGAQKIKKGKDGAPALELVENPDILATIAKRATGRPPLVIGFAAETEHVAENARAKLARKGCDWIVANDVSPATGIMGGDSNAVQIFIKDQEAPEAWPAMSKTDVAARLVARIADTFSSSTESTPAS, from the coding sequence ATGGCCAGCCTCACCGTCCGCAAACTTGACGACGCCATCAAGACCGCGCTCAAGCTGCGTGCGGCCCAAAGCGGCCGCTCGGTCGAGGATGAACTGCGGGTGATCCTGCGGCAGGCCGCTTTCGAGGATAGCGCGCCCTTGCCGCCCGCTGCCGCTCCGGAGACGCCCTCGCCGCCCCTGCAGGCACCCGAGGGGCGCTACCGCGTCACCCTCATCATCGGCGGCGGCATCGCTGCCTATAAGGCCCTCGACCTGATCCGCCGCCTCAAGGAATGCGGCTGCGAGGTGCGTTGCGTGCTGACGCGCGCGGCCGAACGCTTCGTCACGGCGCTCAGCGCCAGCGCGCTGGCGGGAAGCCCCTGCCACACGGATCTGTTCGACCCCACGAGCGAGTTCGATGCCGGGCACATCCGCCTCGCGCGGCATTGCGACCTCGTGGTGGTCGCGCCCGCCACCGCCGACCTGATGGCGAAGATGGCGCAGGGCCTCGCTGATGATTTGGCGAGCGCGATCCTGCTTGCCACCGACAAGCCGGTGCTGCTTGCGCCCGCGATGAACCCGGCAATGTGGAATAACGCCGCCACCAAACGCAATGTTGCCCAGCTTGCCCGCGACGGCCGCACCTTTGTCGGCCCCAACCGCGGCGAAATGGCGGAAGCGAACGAGGCAGGCATCGGCCGGATGGCCGAGCCGCTCGAGATCGCCGCGGGCGCGCTGACGCTGCTGCAGCCCGCGCAAACACAAATCCTGAAAGGCCGTCGCGTACTGATCACCGCGGGGCCGACGCATGAGCCAATCGACCCGGTGCGCTATATCGCCAACCGCTCCTCCGGCAAGCAGGGCTACGCCATTGCCGTGGCGGCGGCAGCCGCCGGCGCCGACGTCGTGCTGATCTCGGGGCCGGTCAATCTGCCGGACCCGAAGGGCGTCAAAACAATCCGGGTCGAATCTGCCCAGGAGATGCTCGCCGCGGTCGAAGCCGCGCTGCCAACTGAGGTCGCGATCTTCGCCGCAGCGGTTGCGGACTGGCGCGTTGCGCAGGCCGGCGCGCAGAAGATCAAGAAAGGCAAAGACGGTGCGCCCGCGCTGGAACTCGTCGAGAACCCCGACATTCTCGCGACCATTGCAAAGCGCGCGACCGGCCGGCCGCCGCTCGTCATCGGCTTTGCCGCCGAGACCGAGCATGTCGCCGAGAACGCTCGCGCCAAGCTCGCCCGTAAAGGCTGCGACTGGATCGTCGCCAACGATGTATCGCCCGCGACCGGAATCATGGGCGGCGACAGCAACGCGGTGCAGATCTTCATCAAAGACCAAGAGGCGCCGGAAGCCTGGCCCGCCATGAGCAAGACCGACGTCGCGGCACGCCTTGTCGCGCGCATCGCCGATACGTTTTCATCTTCGACAGAAAGTACCCCCGCCTCATGA
- the dut gene encoding dUTP diphosphatase — protein MTEPLRIAVTQLPHGQGLPLPAYQTEHAAGLDLLAAVPEDKPLAIAPGERALVPTGLAIALPAGYEAQVRPRSGLAVKHGVTVLNAPGTIDADYRGEIGVPLINHGRETFIIRRGERIAQMVVAPVVQIAFEPVAELPMSARGAGGFGSTGR, from the coding sequence ATGACCGAACCGCTGCGGATTGCCGTCACCCAACTGCCGCATGGCCAGGGCCTGCCGCTGCCCGCCTACCAGACCGAGCACGCCGCCGGGCTCGACCTGCTCGCTGCGGTGCCGGAGGACAAGCCACTTGCAATCGCGCCGGGCGAGCGCGCGCTGGTTCCGACCGGGCTCGCGATCGCACTGCCTGCGGGCTACGAGGCGCAGGTGCGTCCGCGCTCGGGCCTCGCCGTCAAGCACGGCGTCACCGTACTGAACGCGCCGGGCACGATCGATGCCGACTATCGCGGCGAGATCGGCGTGCCGCTCATCAACCATGGCCGTGAGACCTTCATCATCCGGCGCGGCGAGCGTATCGCGCAGATGGTGGTCGCGCCTGTGGTGCAGATTGCGTTTGAACCGGTCGCGGAACTGCCAATGAGCGCGCGCGGCGCCGGCGGCTTCGGCTCAACGGGCCGCTGA
- a CDS encoding sensor histidine kinase, which produces MSDVLRAIRRRFLSCTRLVQGGFAILAGTVPAHAADNVVLDTTTMILSGLQRPEMPALALFVAVTCFSVVATIALLRTRLSAAATEAKLHADNQALQSETDRLRALLFAEPQVLIAWSAGDERPDITGDTALLMPQGQTAPAQRILAFGTWLHPEQALAMDHAVDGLRERGESFLLTMATSNGRAIEAMGRAVGGQAIVRIRELSGVRLELAETTQRHRDLLEETDALRAFAAAIPLPLWALRTDGTLRYANAAYAQAAEAENPADAIARSVELLDSEDRTAMRDALADGKAYRARLPVAIGGERRTFDVFAFNIGDGSVGMAVDASETVAFKDALTHMASAHRRMLDQLSSGVAVFDADRRLAFYNDSYRRLWDLDSAFLDSSPDDSSVLEKLRAMRKIPEQPDFRAWKAKLHEAYRAVEPAKDTWYLPDGRAISIVTTPNPEGGVTYLFDDVTEGLKLQRQHDGLLRVQRETLDNLAEAVAVFGGNGRARLFNPPFARMWKLSPEALEQQPHIETIEQWCRPLFEEAATWQAMRAAITGIDNREPLQLRLERKDGSVLDCTTMPLPDGATMLTFQDVTDTVNVERALRERNDALEAADQMKVDFVHHVSYELRSPLTTIIGFAHFLSDPATGPMTVKQSEYLGYITTSTNALLAIINNILDLATINAGAMTLDLGPVDLRKTVEEATAGLQDRLVHDNIRLAVEIDPSVTGFVADERRMVQIFYNLLANAIGFSPPNGTIRFSAWRENGAVCCAVSDAGPGIPPEMRDRMFDWFESRANGSRHRGAGLGLSLVRSFVELHGGTVRVDSAVDQGTTVTCEFPADQTFHRSAAE; this is translated from the coding sequence ATGTCGGACGTCCTTCGGGCGATACGTCGAAGATTTTTGTCATGCACGAGGCTCGTGCAGGGCGGCTTCGCCATCCTCGCAGGAACGGTTCCCGCTCATGCCGCGGACAATGTCGTTCTCGACACCACCACGATGATTCTCAGCGGCCTGCAGCGCCCTGAGATGCCCGCTCTCGCGCTTTTCGTTGCGGTGACATGCTTCTCGGTGGTCGCAACCATCGCGCTGTTGCGCACGCGGCTCTCCGCAGCCGCGACCGAGGCAAAGTTGCACGCCGACAATCAGGCGCTGCAAAGCGAAACCGATCGCCTGCGCGCGCTACTGTTTGCCGAGCCTCAGGTGCTGATCGCTTGGTCGGCCGGCGACGAGCGGCCTGACATTACCGGCGACACCGCACTGCTGATGCCGCAGGGACAGACGGCACCCGCCCAGCGCATTCTCGCCTTCGGCACCTGGCTGCATCCCGAGCAGGCACTGGCAATGGATCATGCCGTCGATGGTCTGCGCGAGCGCGGCGAAAGCTTCCTGCTGACGATGGCGACTTCCAACGGCCGCGCCATCGAGGCGATGGGCCGCGCGGTCGGCGGACAGGCCATCGTGCGGATTCGCGAATTGAGCGGCGTCCGGCTCGAGCTTGCCGAAACCACGCAGCGCCATCGCGACCTTCTCGAAGAAACCGATGCGCTGCGTGCCTTCGCCGCCGCAATTCCGCTGCCGCTCTGGGCGTTGCGCACCGATGGCACACTCCGTTATGCAAACGCCGCCTATGCGCAGGCCGCCGAAGCGGAAAATCCCGCCGACGCCATCGCCCGCAGCGTGGAGTTGCTCGATAGCGAAGACCGCACCGCGATGCGCGACGCGCTCGCGGACGGCAAGGCCTATCGCGCACGACTGCCGGTTGCGATCGGCGGCGAACGGCGCACCTTCGACGTGTTCGCCTTCAACATCGGTGACGGCAGCGTCGGCATGGCGGTCGATGCGAGCGAAACGGTCGCCTTCAAGGACGCGCTGACGCATATGGCGAGCGCGCACCGCCGCATGCTCGACCAGTTGTCGTCCGGCGTCGCGGTGTTCGATGCCGACCGGCGCCTTGCGTTCTACAACGATTCCTATCGCCGTCTGTGGGACCTCGACAGCGCGTTCCTGGATTCCAGCCCCGACGATTCGAGCGTGCTGGAAAAGCTGCGCGCCATGCGCAAGATTCCCGAGCAGCCGGACTTCCGCGCCTGGAAAGCCAAGCTGCACGAGGCCTATCGCGCGGTCGAACCGGCGAAGGACACCTGGTATCTGCCGGATGGCCGCGCCATCAGCATCGTCACCACGCCGAACCCCGAAGGCGGCGTAACTTACCTGTTCGACGACGTTACCGAAGGCCTCAAGCTGCAGCGCCAGCATGACGGCCTGTTGCGCGTCCAGCGCGAGACCCTCGACAATCTGGCCGAAGCGGTTGCGGTGTTCGGCGGCAACGGCCGCGCGCGACTGTTCAATCCGCCGTTCGCGCGGATGTGGAAACTCTCGCCCGAGGCGCTGGAGCAGCAGCCGCATATCGAAACCATCGAGCAATGGTGCAGGCCGCTGTTCGAGGAAGCCGCGACCTGGCAGGCGATGCGCGCGGCAATCACCGGCATCGATAATCGCGAACCGTTGCAACTGCGGCTCGAGCGCAAAGACGGCAGCGTGCTCGACTGCACGACAATGCCGTTGCCGGACGGCGCCACCATGCTGACGTTCCAGGACGTCACCGACACCGTCAACGTCGAGCGCGCACTGCGCGAGCGTAACGACGCGCTGGAAGCTGCCGACCAGATGAAGGTCGACTTCGTCCACCACGTCTCCTACGAGCTGCGCTCGCCGCTCACCACCATCATCGGCTTCGCCCATTTCCTGAGCGACCCTGCGACCGGACCGATGACGGTGAAGCAGAGCGAATATCTCGGCTACATCACCACCTCGACCAACGCGCTGCTCGCGATCATCAACAACATCCTCGATCTTGCCACCATCAACGCCGGTGCGATGACGCTCGATCTCGGGCCGGTCGATCTGCGCAAGACGGTCGAGGAAGCGACCGCCGGGCTGCAGGATCGCCTCGTGCACGACAACATCCGGCTCGCGGTCGAGATCGATCCATCCGTGACCGGCTTCGTCGCCGACGAACGGCGCATGGTACAGATTTTCTACAACCTGCTCGCCAACGCGATCGGCTTCTCGCCGCCGAACGGCACCATCCGCTTCAGCGCGTGGCGCGAGAACGGCGCGGTGTGCTGCGCCGTGTCCGACGCCGGGCCCGGCATTCCGCCGGAGATGCGCGACCGGATGTTCGACTGGTTCGAGAGCCGCGCCAACGGCTCGCGCCACCGCGGGGCGGGCCTCGGCCTGTCGCTGGTGCGTTCCTTTGTCGAACTGCACGGCGGCACCGTGAGGGTTGACTCGGCGGTGGATCAGGGCACTACGGTGACCTGCGAATTTCCCGCCGACCAGACCTTCCACCGCAGCGCCGCCGAATGA
- a CDS encoding bifunctional tRNA (adenosine(37)-N6)-threonylcarbamoyltransferase complex ATPase subunit type 1 TsaE/phosphotransferase, whose translation MNEPFSFSVALPNETATAELMADLALLAGPGDTITLSGDLGAGKTTAARAMIRYLAGDDDYEVPSPTFTLTQTYDLPPFPVLHADLYRIADASELEEIGLSPLPEGTLSLIEWPERAPEAMPEERIDIAFSHRPSLGSSARAAEITGYGKAAAKVERLAALRRFLNLSGEGNAVRKRMAGDASTRSYARLMGDNGSRVLMNSPPRPDGPAIHNGKSYSAAVHLAEDVRPFVALANGLRQYGFSAPAVYHADLEAGFLLLEDLGGASFVQGSPPEPIIERYQVATAMLAALHGIDLPDTLSLAPKITYTIPEFDFDAMMTEVGLMLDWYLPDHDVTLSGMMHADFLVIWKDLLGRIETARKTWVLRDFHSPNLIWLGGREGISRVGLLDFQDAVMGPEAYDLVSLLQDARIDVPDAIELSLLGRYVAARREADPAFDAATFAETYAIMSAQRNTRLLGTFARLNRRDGKPQYLKHQPRIWDYLQRAFAHPTLESLKDWFTANVPKPTARI comes from the coding sequence ATGAACGAGCCCTTTTCCTTCTCGGTTGCCCTTCCCAATGAGACTGCGACGGCCGAGCTGATGGCCGATCTCGCGCTGCTGGCCGGCCCCGGCGACACCATCACGCTGTCGGGCGATCTCGGCGCGGGCAAAACCACCGCCGCGCGCGCCATGATCCGCTACCTCGCGGGCGACGACGATTACGAAGTGCCAAGTCCGACATTCACGCTGACGCAGACCTACGATCTGCCGCCGTTTCCGGTGCTGCATGCCGATCTCTATCGTATCGCGGATGCGAGCGAACTTGAAGAAATCGGGCTGTCGCCGCTGCCCGAAGGCACGCTGTCGCTGATCGAGTGGCCCGAGCGCGCACCCGAGGCGATGCCGGAGGAGCGCATCGACATTGCCTTCAGCCACAGGCCCTCGCTCGGCTCCTCTGCGCGCGCCGCCGAGATCACCGGCTACGGCAAGGCCGCCGCCAAGGTCGAGCGCCTTGCCGCGCTGCGCCGGTTTCTCAATCTCTCCGGCGAAGGCAATGCTGTACGCAAGCGCATGGCGGGCGATGCCTCGACGCGCTCCTACGCGCGGCTGATGGGCGACAACGGCTCGCGCGTTCTGATGAACTCGCCGCCGCGGCCCGATGGTCCCGCGATCCACAACGGCAAGTCCTACAGCGCCGCGGTACATCTTGCCGAAGACGTCCGCCCCTTCGTTGCGCTTGCCAACGGCCTGCGCCAATACGGCTTCTCCGCACCGGCGGTGTATCACGCCGATCTCGAAGCGGGCTTCCTGCTGCTCGAAGATCTTGGTGGCGCAAGCTTCGTGCAGGGCTCGCCGCCTGAGCCAATCATCGAGCGCTATCAGGTTGCGACCGCGATGCTTGCCGCGCTGCATGGCATCGACCTGCCCGATACGCTGTCGCTCGCGCCGAAGATTACCTACACCATTCCCGAATTCGATTTCGATGCGATGATGACCGAGGTCGGGCTGATGCTCGACTGGTATCTGCCCGATCACGACGTGACGCTGAGCGGCATGATGCATGCCGACTTCCTCGTGATCTGGAAAGACCTGCTCGGCCGGATCGAGACCGCGCGAAAAACCTGGGTGCTGCGCGACTTCCATTCGCCGAACCTGATCTGGCTCGGCGGACGGGAGGGTATCAGCCGGGTCGGGCTGCTCGATTTTCAGGATGCGGTGATGGGGCCGGAGGCTTACGACCTCGTCTCGCTGCTGCAGGACGCGCGCATCGACGTGCCCGATGCGATCGAACTGTCGTTGCTCGGCCGCTACGTCGCGGCGCGGCGCGAGGCTGATCCGGCATTCGACGCAGCGACTTTCGCCGAAACCTACGCCATCATGTCCGCGCAGCGGAACACGCGCCTGCTCGGCACCTTCGCGCGACTCAACCGTCGCGACGGCAAGCCGCAATACCTCAAGCATCAGCCGCGAATCTGGGATTACCTGCAGCGCGCCTTCGCCCACCCCACGCTTGAGAGCCTTAAGGATTGGTTTACCGCGAACGTGCCTAAGCCGACCGCTCGCATTTGA
- a CDS encoding PilZ domain-containing protein, translating into MATERRRGERVVFERGFAAHMMGIDGTWRRGCLVEDISEYGAKLTVQGSVEGLALKEFFLLLSSTGLAYRRCELCWVNGEQIGVQFLKQDPKRRGASARKNQNDQMIEI; encoded by the coding sequence ATGGCGACTGAGCGGCGTAGAGGCGAACGAGTCGTTTTCGAACGCGGGTTCGCGGCACACATGATGGGCATCGACGGCACTTGGCGCCGCGGCTGCCTCGTCGAGGACATTTCCGAATACGGAGCGAAGCTCACGGTTCAGGGCTCGGTCGAAGGCCTCGCCCTGAAGGAGTTCTTCCTGCTTCTCTCCTCGACCGGTCTCGCCTATCGCCGCTGCGAATTGTGCTGGGTGAACGGCGAACAGATCGGCGTCCAGTTCCTCAAGCAGGATCCGAAGCGCCGCGGCGCGTCCGCCCGCAAGAACCAGAACGACCAGATGATCGAAATCTGA